CACCTTTTTCCCTGACAGATGGAGAAGGCCTTGttaatttcttattaaaaaacCAGGCCAAGGTGCCGAATGATGATGCTGTTTCTTCTGATGGAAGTTTAGAGGATGCAAGCAGCACTGAGAAAATGGGACTTCCATCTGATTTTCTCCGAGAGATTGAGTCTGTTGAGATAAAGGAGGCCAGAAAATTATATGATCAAGTTTTGGATGCAACACATTGTGAGACGAGTAAGACAGATGGAAAAAGCTTTATCAACATTATGTTAACCCAACAGGACAAGGTGCTGGACTATGATGCTGGTTCAGTCTCTTATCTTCTTAACCAAATCTCAGTAGTTAAAGACAAACTATTGCACATTGGCTCTTTACTTGTAGATATTGTACAGTACAGGAATATGCATATAGAACTTACAGATCTCGCTGAACGTGTTCAAGATAAAAACTACATTTGTTTCTTCTCTATCAAGGGTTATATTCCTGCTTGGTATTACACACTATATCTCTCTGATGTCAAGCAATTGCTTAAGTTTGTTGAGGCAGAGGTAAAGATTATTTGTCTGAAAGTACCAGATTCTTCAAGTTATAGCTTCCCTAAGACAAATGGATTAGGATATCTCAATTGCTTTTTGGGAAAATTGGAGGAGCTTTTACGTTCTAAGCTCGATTTGATAATCGACTTAAAACATCAGATTGAATCAGTCAAGGAGGGCTTATTGTGCCTAAGATCATTCATTGATCATTTTTCAGAAAGCTATGATGAGCATGATGAAGCTTGTGGTCTTACAACAAGTGTTTCTGTAATGGCATACAAGGCTGAGTATGTCATTGACTCATGCTTGGCCTATTCTCATCCACTCTGGTACAAAGTTCTTTGGATTTCTGAAGTTTTTGAGAATATTAAGCTTGTAAATAAAGTTGTTGGGGAGACATGTCAAAGAAGGAACATTGAAGTGACTGTGCATGAAGTTGCAAAGACTACCACTAATGTAGCACCATCTTTTTCAGCTTATACTCAAAGAGCAAACGAAGAAATGGAGGGTTTTCAGGATACAATGGATGAATTAAAGGATAAACTACTTGGAGGATCACCTGAGCTTGATGTCATCTCAATCGTTGGCATGCCAGGATTGGGCAAGACTACACTAGCAAAGAAGATTTACAATGATCCAGAAGTCACCTCTCGCTTCGATGTCCATGCTCAATGTGTTGTGACTCAATTATATTCATGGAGAGAGTTGTTGCTCACCATTTTGAATGATGTGCTTGAGCCTTCTGATCGCAATGAAAAAGAAGATGGTGAAATAGCTGATGAGCTACGCCGATTTTTGTTGACCAAgagattcttgattctcattGATGATGTGTGGGACTATAAAGTGTGGGACAATCTATGTATGTGCTTCAGTGATGTTTCAAATAGGAGTAGAATTATTCTAACAACCCGCTTGAATGATGTCGCCGAATATGTCAAATGTGAAAGTGATCCCCATCATCTTCGTTTATTCAGAGATGATGAGAGTTGGACATTATTACAGAAAGAAGTCTTTCAAGGAGAGAGCTGTCCACCTGATCTTAAAGATGTGGGATTTGAAATATCAAAAAGTTGTAGAGGGTTGCCTCTCTCAGTTGTGTTAGTAGCTGGTGTTCTGAAACAGAAAAAGAAGACACTAGTAGCATGGAAAGTAGTAGAACAAAGTCTAAGTTCCCAGAGGATTGGCAGCTTGGAAGAGAGCATATCTATAATTGGATTCAGTTACAAGAATTTACCACACTATCTTAAGCCTTGTTTTCTCTATTTTGGAGGATTTTTGCAGGGAAAGGATATTCATGTCTCAAAAATGACCAAGTTGTGGGTAGCTGAAGGGTTTGTACAAGCAAACAACGAAAAAGGACAAGAAGATACCGCACAAGGTTTCTTGGACGATCTTATTCGTAGGAATCTAGTGATGGCCATGGAGAAGAGACCTAATGCCAAGGTGAAAACGTGCCGCATTCATGATTTGTTGCATAAATTCTGCATGGAAAAGGCCAAACAAGAGGATTTCCTTCTCCAAATCAATAGGTAAAAAAAACTGTATTAATTTtacattaccaaaaaaaaaagaaccgtATTAATTTTACTGTATTATGTTTATGCCAACTCTCCTTTCCATGTGTTCTCTTTTATCCAATTCAGTGGAGAAGGTGTATTTCCTGAACGATTGGAGGAATACCGATTGTTCGTTCATTCTTACCAAGATGAAATTGATCTGTGGCGCCCATCTCGCTCTAATGTCCGCTCTTTACTATTCAATGCAATTGATCCAGATAACTTGTTATGGCCGCGTGATATCTCCTTCATTTTTGAGAGCTTCAAGCTTGTTAAAGTGTTGGATTTGGAATCATTCAACATTGGTGGTACTTTTCCCACTGAAATACAATATCTAATTCAGATGAAGTACTTTGCGGCCCAAACTGATGCAAATTCAATTCCTTCATCTATAGCTAAGCTTGAAAATCTTGAGACTTTTGTCGTAAGAGGATTGGGAGGAGAGATGATATTACCTTGTTCACTTCTGAAGATGGTGAAATTGAGGCATATACATGTAAATGATCGGGTTTCTTTTGGTTTGCATGAGAACATGGATGTTTTAACTGGTAACTCACAATTACCTAATTTGGAAACCTTTTCTACTCCACGTCTCTTTTATGGTAAAGACGCAGAGAAGATTTTGAGGAAGATGCCAAAATTGAGAAAGTTGAGTTGCATATTTTCAGGGACATTTGGTTATTCAAGGAAATTGAAGGGTAGGTGTGTTCGTTTTCCCAGATTAGATTTTCTAAGTCACCTTGAGTCCCTCAAGCTGGTTTCGAACAGCTATCCAGCCAAACTTCCTCACAAGTTCAATTTCCCCTCGCAACTAAGGGAATTGACTTTATCAAAGTTCCGTCTACCTTGGACCCAAATTTCGATCATTGCAGAACTGCCCAACTTGGTGATTCTTAAGTTATTGCTCAGAGCCTTTGAAGGGGATCACTGGGAAGTGAAAGATTCAGAGTTCCTAGAACTCAAATACTTAAAACTGGACAACCTCAAAGTTGTACAATGGTCCGTCTCTGATGATGCTTTTCCTAAGCTTGAACATTTGGTTTTAACGAAATGTAAGCATCTTGAGAAAATCCCTTCTCGTTTTGAAGATGCTGTTTGTCTAAATAGAGTTGAGGTGAACTGGTGCAACTGGGATGTTGCCAATTCAGCCCAAGATATTCAAACTATGCAACATGAAGTTATAGCAAATGATTCATTCACAGTTACTATACAGCCTCCAGATTGGTCTAAAGAACAGCCCCTTGACTCTTAGCAAAGGTTTGTTCTTGCTGTGTTCATCCGAGTACATTTAacatttattcattttgtttaCACCAGAACATGTTTATTTTGCTAGTATTACTTGATACCATTAAAAGAAATCGAACTCATATTTCTGCTACAGTCTTAACTTTTCTTGGGCTTACTTGAGGTCTAAATTAGATCAATGGttcatgtaatttttaattCACTGTTTCATTCAACTGTCTTATCATAGTTGTGAAATGACAATATCGTTATCCCTAGCCAAATTTATTATGTTCAAATGAAAACTGATGTCACAACTACTTTTCTGTgaaatgtttttgaattttttgctataaaattgaagaattgaCAGGCTTCTATATTTGTCAGCTAAACTCTTTGTCACCAGAAGTGTATTTAGAATTACTGTggttttatgaaagagttctatAGAATTTTATGCTTTTGCAGAATCTTAAGTTTCTAGTTTAAAACAACAGCACTTTTCTGTTTCAGAGGTAGCAGCAGCTAAAGTTCAAGGCATTTTGTTTATTTCTAGAACAAGTGGAGTTCTTATGTTGAATTcttgaaaagaagaagaatcagGAGCAGGTAAAGATTATCTCGttttctgtttttcttcttttagatGTTATTTCTTCATCTTGAACGTGAACACCGCTGAAAGCATTTTAAGAAAACCGGAGAGAAAAATAAGatctttttatataaaacattATCATGTAAATATGCCTGAATCCATATGGTACAACTGTTTGACAAAATGATAGAGAGGGGAGACTGATGCAAGTTTTATAGATTAggttaatttttcattttgtttttttttcttcacagagTAAATATGAGGCCAGAATACTTGGCCTAAAAGTTTTTGCTTCACTAATTTAACTATTGCCGTGGATGAAACAAGCATGGCAACATTTTCAACAACTATCACTCAAGCAATGTAAAAAAAGGAGGTTCTACGAGTGGTACATGTAAGTTTTTGTGCACACAAGAGGTTCTGAGACTTGAACCATCGATGTCCAAGGCAGTTCAGATGCTagtaaagaaagaagaagatgaacctGCACTAATTAATCCTCCCTTTATGAATGAGAGAATGAGAAAAAGATGGAGCTTCATGAACCAAAagttcctcttttttttttaatggcaTTACTTTGAAGCACATGTTTGTTAGTTGTAAATTGTAATGGTGAAGTGTTTGTAAATATAGGGAGTGATATTTCAAAGAATGGTTGTGTTATCTTTACAAATCCGGAATCATTTCTGTATAATTTTCTTCTGTAATTTTTGGTTTCGGTTTATTCATTACTCATTTCAGTAAGCTTTTCCATTTTGGTTCATGAAGATCCTTGAAAGTATCGACTTCGCCATGAATGTAGTCATCTAAAACTTGCGGTTGGCTTGAATATTAGGCCAAATCTTTACTGAATAGCAGAAGTTCACAGAAATCTAATTGCTGCTTGTCATTCAGTTTTGAATGTTCTTTCAAAGAAGTGGCAAAACAAATCAACCATATTACCAGACCTGACCTTGCCATCCCTATCGCCAAATATTAACGAAAAAACAACAAGCTTTGATGTTACATTATACTTCTATTTCACAACACATCATACATCCAGAGTAATCTCAGAAGAGAGAGGTAAGCCAACTTCATTTTACAATAAGAACTTAATAGAAACCATATACAACATGTGAAACACTTGCTCATGAACAAATAATCATTCAGGATCATCTTGAATGGTAGGCTCTTGGAGACAAAGTGCATACTCCAGTTTCCACAGCACATCACCCATTGATGGCCTATTTTTACTAGACGGAGCTAAGCATTTGATCGCTGTTTCTCCAAACATCCTGAGGGACTCTGGTCTTATTTTGGCCGCAATAGTGGGATCTACAATTTGTTCCAACTGTCCCATCTTCAACGGCTCATCATCTAAACTCATTATCTCTGAACGATCTAGGGCAGGCCTAGCACAAAGAACTTCGAATAAAACAACACCGAAAGAATAAACATCAGATTTTTCTGTCAGCTGTCCCCTCAAAGCATATTCAGGGGCAATGTAGCCTATATTTCCTTTCACTACTGTGCTAAGATGGGTTTGATCAAGCTCGGGCATTGTCTTAGATATTCCAAAATCAGTAATTTTTGGCacaaaattctcatcaagcagtaTGTTTGTAGACTTGACATCACGATGTATAACTCTGTTAGTATGAAGGTAGTGAAGACCTCTGGCTGCCCCTATGCATATCTCCAGCCTCTGCTCCCAGCTCATGCTCATAGTGGGTAGATCTGAGCCATACAAATGGCTCTTGAGGTTCCCATTCTCCATGTAGTCATAAATTAGAATCATCTCATTTCTTTCATCACAGAATCCTATCAATGAAACAAGATGCGGATGGCTGCAAAATGAGAGAATCTCAATTTCTGTTTCGAACTCTTCAATACTTTGTCGGGAGTCAGGATTATGCCTTTTCAGAGCGACCTTTGTTCCATCACGCAAAACACCCCTGTAAACCTTACCAAATCCACCCTCTCCAATGAAAAACTTGTCATCAAAATTGTTAGTTGCTTCGTCCAAATCTACAAAAGGAACTCGATAATTTTCAAAAGGAACGCCATAACTCAAGTTAGAAGCATCATTTATGGAATTTGTTGCCTTGGAATACTTGCTTCCCATTAATAGATAATGGAATCTACTAGTATTTGACAGGGCAAACTTCTACAGCAAAATCGGAAACTCCAGTGTATCTGGCTTCAATGTAGCAAAGTTGAAAACATATGAAGATTtggaggagaagaagaaagacTGTAAAGTCTTGCTGTGCACATAATTATTGTACGTCTCTCCTTTTTTTATCTCTTTGGTAAACGGCGTGAAGCTCGGTCCATTAATGTGtgctatatttttatttttgttataaatccattaaataagtggatagtccataaagttagtacatgaacaaccatttatattcactaggttacatgaacctttttggataagtatgtatctatttattatgatacttaatatggtgacctttggaatgatttctcactctataaatagggttgttcattcactattgtaatatatacatatgaaacttaNNNNNNNNNNNNNNNNNNNNNNNNNNNNNNNNNNNNNNNNNNNNNNNNNNNNNNNNNNNNNNNNNNNNNNNNNNNNNNNNNNNNNNNNNNNNNNNNNNNNNNNNNNNNNNNNNNNNNNNNNNNNNNNNNNNNNNNNNNNNNNNNNNNNNNNNNNNNNNNNNNNNNNNNNNNNNNNNNNNNNNNNNNNNNNNNNNNNNNNNNNNNNNNNNNNNNNNNNNNNNNNNNNNNNNNNNNNNNNNNNNNNNNNNNNNNNNNNNNNNNNNNNNNNNNNNNNNNNNNNNNNNNNNNNNNNNNNNNNNNNNNNNNNNNNNNNNNNNNNNNNNNNNNNNNNNNNNNNNNNNNNNNNNNNNNNNNNNNNNNNNNNNNNNNNNNNNNNNNNNNNNNNNNNNNNNNNNNNNNNNNNNNNNNNNNNNNNNNNNNNNNNNNNNNNNNNNNNNNNNNNNNNNNNNNNNNNNNNNNNNNNNNNNNNNNNNNNNNNNNNNNNNNNNNNNNNNNNNNNNNNNNNNNNNNNNNNNNNNNNNNNNNNNNNNNNNNNNNNNNNNNNNNNNNNNNNNNNNNNNNNNNNNNNNNNNNNNNNNNNNNNNNNNNNNNNNNNNNNNNNNNNNNNNNNNNNNNNNNNNNNNNNNNNNNNNNNNNNNNNNNNNNNNNNNNNNNNNNNNNNNNNNNNNNNNNNNNNNNNNNNNNNNNNNNNNNNNNNNNNNNNNNNNNNNNNNNNNNNNNNNNNNNNNNNNNNNNNNNNNNNNNNNNNNNNNNNNNNNNNNNNNNNNNNNNNNNNNNNNNNNNNNNNNNNNNNNNNNNNNNNNNNNNNNNNNNNNNNNNNNNNNNNNNNNNNNNNNNNNNNNNNNNNNNNNNNNNNNNNNNNNNNNNNNNNNNNNNNNNNNNNNNNNNNNNNNNNNNNNNNNNNNNNNNNNNNNNNNNNNNNNNNNNNNNNNNNNNNNNNNNNNNNNNNNNNNNNNNNNNNNNNNNNNNNNNNNNNNNNNNNNNNNNNNNNNNNNNNNNNNNNNNNNNNNNNNNNNNNNNNNNNNNNNNNNNNNNNNNNNNNNNNNNNNNNNNNNNNNNNNNNNNNNNNNNNNNNNNNNNNNNNNNNNNNNNNNNNNNNNNNNNNNNNNNNNNNNNNNNNNNNNNNNNNNNNNNNNNNNNNNNNNNNNNNNNNNNNNNNNNNNNNNNNNNNNNNNNNNNNNNNNNNNNNNNNNNNNNNNNNNNNNNNNNNNNNNNNNNNNNNNNNNNNNNNNNNNNNNNNNNNNNNNNNNNNNNNNNNNNNNNNNNNNNNNNNNNNNNNNNNNNNNNNNNNNNNNNNNNNNNNNNNNNNNNNNNNNNNNNNNNNNNNNNNNNNNNNNNNNNNNNNNNNNNNNNNNNNNNNNNNNNNNNNNNNNNNNNNNNNNNNNNNNNNNNNNNNNNNNNNNNNNNNNNNNNNNNNNNNNNNNNNNNNNNNNNNNNNNNNNNNNNNNNNNNNNNNNNNNNNNNNNNNNNNNNNNNNNNNNNNNNNNNNNNNNNNNNNNNNNNNNNNNNNNNNNNNNNNNNNNNNNNNNNNNNNNNNNNNNNNNNNNNNNNNNNNNNNNNNNNNNNNNNNNNNNNNNNNNNNNNNNNNNNNNNNNNNNNNNNNNNNNNNNNNNNNNNNNNNNNNNNNNNNNNNNNNNNNNNNNNNNNNNNNNNNNNNNNNNNNNNNNNNNNNNNNNNNNNNNNNNNNNNNNNNNNNNNNNNNNNNNNNNNNNNNNNNNNNNNNNNNNNNNNNNNNNNNNNNNNNNNNNNNNNNNNNNNNNNNNNNNNNNNNNNNNNNNNNNNNNNNNNNNNNNNNNNNNNNNNNNNNNNNNNNNNNNNNNNNNNNNNNNNNNNNNNNNNNNNNNNNNNNNNNNNNNNNNNNNNNNNNNNNNNNNNNNNNNNNNNNNNNNNNNNNNNNNNNNNNNNNNNNNNNNNNNNNNNNNNNNNNNNNNNNNNNNNNNNNNNNNNNNNNNNNNNNNNNNNNNNNNNNNNNNNNNNNNNNNNNNNNNNNNNNNNNNNNNNNNNNNNNNNNNNNNNNNNNNNNNNNNNNNNNNNNNNNNNNNNNNNNNNNNNNNNNNNNNNNNNNNNNNNNNNNNNNNNNNNNNNNNNNNNNNNNNNNNNNNNNNNNNNNNNNNNNNNNNNNNNNNNNNNNNNNNNNNNNNNNNNNNNNNNNNNNNNNNNNNNNNNNNNNNNNNNNNNNNNNNNNNNNNNNNNNNNNNNNNNNNNNNNNNNNNNNNNNNNNNNNNNNNNNNNNNNNNNNNNNNNNNNNNNNNNNNNNNNNNNNNNNNNNNNNNNNNNNNNNNNNNNNNNNNNNNNNNNNNNNNNNNNNNNNNNNNNNNNNNNNNNNNNNNNNNNNNNNNNNNNNNNNNNNNNNNNNNNNNNNNNNNNNNNNNNNNNNNNNNNNNNNNNNNNNNNNNNNNNNNNNNNNNNNNNNNNNNNNNNNNNNNNNNNNNNNNNNNNNNNNNNNNNNNNNNNNNNNNNNNNNNNNNNNNNNNNNNNNNNNNNNNNNNNNNNNNNNNNNNNNNNNNNNNNNNNNNNNNNNNNNNNNNNNNNNNNNNNNNNNNNNNNNNNNNNNNNNNNNNNNNNNNNNNNNNNNNNNNNNNNNNNNNNNNNNNNNNNNNNNNNNNNNNNNNNNNNNNNNNNNNNNNNNNNNNNNNNNNNNNNNNNNNNNNNNNNNNNNNNNNNNNNNNNNNNNNNNNNNNNNNNNNNNNNNNNNNNNNNNNNNNNNNNNNNNNNNNNNNNNNNNNNNNNNNNNNNNNNNNNNNNNNNNNNNNNNNNNNNNNNNNNNNNNNNNNNNNNNNNNNNNNNNNNNNNNNNNNNNNNNNNNNNNNNNNNNNNNNNNNNNNNNNNNNNNNNNNNNNNNNNNNNNNNNNNNNNNNNNNNNNNNNNNNNNNNNNNNNNNNNNNNNNNNNNNNNNNNNNNNNNNNNNNNNNNNNNNNNNNNNNNNNNNNNNNNNNNNNNNNNNNNNNNNNNNNNNNNNNNNNNNNNNNNNNNNNNNNNNNNNNNNNNNNNNNNNNNNNNNNNNNNNNNNNNNNNNNNNNNNNNNNNNNNNNNNNNNNNNNNNNNNNNNNNNNNNNNNNNNNNNNNNNNNNNNNNNNNNNNNNNNNNNNNNNNNNNNNNNNNNNNNNNNNNNNNNNNNNNNNNNNNNNNNNNNNNNNNNNNNNNNNNNNNNNNNNNNNNNNNNNNNNNNNNNNNNNNNNNNNNNNNNNNNNNNNNNNNNNNNNNNNNNNNNNNNNNNNNNNNNNNNNNNNNNNNNNNNNNNNNNNNNNNNNNNNNNNNNNNNNNNNNNNNNNNNNNNNNNNNNNNNNNNNNNNNNNNNNNNNNNNNNNNNNNNNNNNNNNNNNNNNNNNNNNNNNNNNNNNNNNNNNNNNNNNNNNNNNNNNNNNNNNNNNNNNNNNNNNNNNNNNNNNNNNNNNNNNNNNNNNNNNNNNNNNNNNNNNNNNNNNNNNNNNNNNNNNNNNNNNNNNNNNNNNNNNNNNNNNNNNNNNNNNNNNNNNNNNNNNNNNNNNNNNNNNNNNNNNNNNNNNNNNNNNNNNNNNNNNNNNNNNNNNNNNNNNNNNNNNNNNNNNNNNNNNNNNNNNNNNNNNNNNNNNNNNNNNNNNNNNNNNNNNNNNNNNNNNNNNNNNNNNNNNNNNNNNNNNNNNNNNNNNNNNNNNNNNNNNNNNNNNNNNNNNNNNNNNNNNNNNNNNNNNNNNNNNNNNNNNNNNNNNNNNNNNNNNNNNNNNNNNNNNNNNNNNNNNNNNNNNNNNNNNNNNNNNNNNNNNNNNNNNNNNNNNNNNNNNNNNNNNNNNNNNNNNNNNNNNNNNNNNNNNNNNNNNNNNNNNNNNNNNNNNNNNNNNNNNNNNNNNNNNNNNNNNNNNNNNNNNNNNNNNNNNNNNNNNNNNNNNNNNNNNNNNNNNNNNNNNNNNNNNNNNNNNNNNNNNNNNNNNNNNNNNNNNNNNNNNNNNNNNNNNNNNNNNNNNNNNNNNNNNNNNNNNNNNNNNNNNNNNNNNNNNNNNNNNNNNNNNNNNNNNNNNNNNNNNNNNNNNNNNNNNNNNNNNNNNNNNNNNNNNNNNNNNNNNNNNNNNNNNNNNNNNNNNNNNNNNNNNNNNNNNNNNNNNNNNNNNNNNNNNNNNNNNNNNNNNNNNNNNNNNNNNNNNNNNNNNNNNNNNNNNNNNNNNNNNNNNNNNNNNNNNNNNNNNNNNNNNNNNNNNNNNNNNNNNNNNNNNNNNNNNNNNNNNNNNNNNNNNNNNNNNNNNNNNNNNNNNNNNNNNNNNNNNNNNNNNNNNNNNNNNNNNNNNNNNNNNNNNNNNNNNNNNNNNNNNNNNNNNNNNNNNNNNNNNNNNNNNNNNNNNNNNNNNNNNNNNNNNNNNNNNNNNNNNNNNNNNNNNNNNNNNNNNNNNNNNNNNNNNNNNNNNNNNNNNNNNNNNNNNNNNNNNNNNNNNNNNNNNNNNNNNNNNNNNNNNNNNNNNNNNNNNNNNNNNNNNNNNNNNNNNNNNNNNNNNNNNNNNNNNNNNNNNNNNNNNNNNNNNNNNNNNNNNNNNNNNNNNNNNNNNNNNNNNNNNNNNNNNNNNNNNNNNNNNNNNNNNNNNNNNNNNNNNNNNNNNNNNNNNNNNNNNNNNNNNNNNNNNNNNNNNNNNNNNNNNNNNNNNNNNNNNNNNNNNNNNNNNNNNNNNNNNNNNNNNNNNNNNNNNNNNNNNNNNNNNNNNNNNNNNNNNNNNNNNNNNNNNNNNNNNNNNNNNNNNNNNNNNNNNNNNNNNNNNNNNNNNNNNNNNNNNNNNNNNNNNNNNNNNNNNNNNNNNNNNNNNNNNNNNNNNNNNNNNNNNNNNNNNNNNNNNNNNNNNNNNNNNNNNNNNNNNNNNNNNNNNNNNNNNNNNNNNNNNNNNNNNNNNNNNNNNNNNNNNNNNNNNNNNNNNNNNNNNTTTTTTCCTTAATCtaggttttgtcccattgggttttcctagaaaggtttttaatgaggcagcaaataatgcgtatcaaaagatatgtgtactctttttccttcactagaattttttcccacagggtttttttctagtaaggttttaacgaggcacaatatctatggacatccaagggggagtgttataaatccattaaataagtggatagtccataaagttagtacatgaacaaccattcatattcactaggttacatgaacctttttggataagtatgtatctatttattatgatacttaatatggtgacctttggaatgatttctcactctataaatagggttgttcattcactattgtaatatatacatatgaaacttatatatacttgaataaaagaaagtcttctcctacacctatttctcttgtcttcttcttataatcttgattttacaacaatttttatttttgtattttaactAATATATTCCCTCCGTCTACAAATATTTGGcatttatactaaaaatagatgtctaagattaattattaatttaaacaatcaaaaaagaattagtttttttttctagttttgcccttaatatttacTCCATTtgttcaattgaaaagttatatagatttttttatatttttgcaaATATAAAAAAGGTTATATTAGTTAAATTACACCTTGTATCAAATTTTCCTTCAAGAGAGTGAATGACCTTATCTTGACAAACAATTATGAACGAAGAAAGTAtttataaagagagagaaaaataattttacttttttaaagaacaatttgataaacattttaaagttttcattatttattacaCTCCCTGTCTGATTAAATAttgccacataaaatgagatGGATGAAGTActactttttcattttgtatctaatttttctttttggttaaGGTCACTGGGCCCGCTGACTATTTTACTACTCCCTCCAttcggtattgtttgtcatgatttatatttttagaatcaaactataaaaactttatttaacattttaaaatatatttttcatcatattaatatgcaaaaaattataatttatagtactttacatatagttttagaatatctaatttttttgtttaaaatattaatataatctaatttatctttgaaaattaattaaattaactttcgatAAACGTAATATGACAAATATTTCCAGACGGAGGGAGTAACTTATAGAGTAAAAGTCTTACAAATTGCAATTAAAGCAAGATTAAATAAAGAagctaaaaaacaaaaaatgaaaagcaaAAAGACGAGTTTTTGTTTAAATCATAGTCAATCTTCTTCCTCCTTAAGCTAGTTAACCGGTAGAATCAACATCGATCATCTCTAATTAGCACTTCATTTTTTTGCTGATGCTCATAGTCAGAGCAGAAATAAAACGAAAAAtggaaaataggagagtttgtGAACATGTATTATAGTTGTGAATGAAACGAGAAATATGTTCAGTAGCATTACTAGATGAAATATGCACAAGATGTAATTGGATTGACATTTCTCACACttctatgatttattttttttgtcaaagcatatacatatacattagcATAATAACAATAAGTTGTTAGCTGTTAGCTAAATTTTGATTGCTAAAAATAAAGAACCAAACTGAGATGGGaaaatatttcatgtttttgtgGAGAATATGGACCCTTTTACCTACATTGGTTTTGGATCATTATCGAAAAGAACTAACTATGCTTGTTATTGCCTTTAATTTACCTTCTTCTAATTAAGAGGAAAGACATTGTGAACAACACATATACCGC
The window above is part of the Solanum pennellii chromosome 5, SPENNV200 genome. Proteins encoded here:
- the LOC107020284 gene encoding receptor-like protein kinase HERK 1: MGSKYSKATNSINDASNLSYGVPFENYRVPFVDLDEATNNFDDKFFIGEGGFGKVYRGVLRDGTKVALKRHNPDSRQSIEEFETEIEILSFCSHPHLVSLIGFCDERNEMILIYDYMENGNLKSHLYGSDLPTMSMSWEQRLEICIGAARGLHYLHTNRVIHRDVKSTNILLDENFVPKITDFGISKTMPELDQTHLSTVVKGNIGYIAPEYALRGQLTEKSDVYSFGVVLFEVLCARPALDRSEIMSLDDEPLKMGQLEQIVDPTIAAKIRPESLRMFGETAIKCLAPSSKNRPSMGDVLWKLEYALCLQEPTIQDDPE
- the LOC107020282 gene encoding putative late blight resistance protein homolog R1A-4; the encoded protein is MAKECRDAIGTINLVKGQHLDRRTTDQLEDAIKHLTHVAVFLTNLEKRHPANGISGHLRPLFLEAHDGFSLMCSHPPRSQFTVKLENIAEKFKSSKASRSTRQVIPELLQIIEPENIAKRIKASKPSRSSSPITVDMVGFIESLLGSVHRALFFISAGPPVSMLDKKLRHLQVFFTLISKRGIEHESMKDLFYHVEDVAYTAAQLCVLGSSCHMDDEFSKLLERISRPFSPGLRQVYLNALIGLNSSRSKTTMNAKYMLDFVSALQDDLRLRCDNRIRWLQRGLSYLCRFLRDIESYPVSHRQLISLQLNMEYLAIGSANAIYSFDEDMDKTSEIDHELFHLQMKFNYVKVEVDLIRLQNIQGTIIVPMKDLIDYVWEELMFFRSYFMDAFDQCKEQTRITVILNYIQSAVSQAWSVCDSLCHDLAREIKCLHFQLLLKFKFIKVAIRQMCPSISASSTPDHPMIDLLNFLPMNFEAIDSYSSMLKASYPSSSHRPNRDAESPNTSFLYGPNTDVYTFYSSSSHIPKMDEILKRFHEYILVNLLRKDETNLTFTVADEVKKFYDGLLLMVTYLIEPPVPHTECRKQNDLSMGHEAVAIEAESAVCLHYEDNMNNNRCREINQVLQFLTVTFWLIKSEGNLMVLLKHKSTLGNQVLDLIESAHEELILLRSILMDLLRKKLYRLDDLLMHAEVTAKRLAIFSGSCYENFMNGSSTEKMRPLLSDFLQEIESVKVEFRNVCLQVLDVSPFSLTDGEGLVNFLLKNQAKVPNDDAVSSDGSLEDASSTEKMGLPSDFLREIESVEIKEARKLYDQVLDATHCETSKTDGKSFINIMLTQQDKVLDYDAGSVSYLLNQISVVKDKLLHIGSLLVDIVQYRNMHIELTDLAERVQDKNYICFFSIKGYIPAWYYTLYLSDVKQLLKFVEAEVKIICLKVPDSSSYSFPKTNGLGYLNCFLGKLEELLRSKLDLIIDLKHQIESVKEGLLCLRSFIDHFSESYDEHDEACGLTTSVSVMAYKAEYVIDSCLAYSHPLWYKVLWISEVFENIKLVNKVVGETCQRRNIEVTVHEVAKTTTNVAPSFSAYTQRANEEMEGFQDTMDELKDKLLGGSPELDVISIVGMPGLGKTTLAKKIYNDPEVTSRFDVHAQCVVTQLYSWRELLLTILNDVLEPSDRNEKEDGEIADELRRFLLTKRFLILIDDVWDYKVWDNLCMCFSDVSNRSRIILTTRLNDVAEYVKCESDPHHLRLFRDDESWTLLQKEVFQGESCPPDLKDVGFEISKSCRGLPLSVVLVAGVLKQKKKTLVAWKVVEQSLSSQRIGSLEESISIIGFSYKNLPHYLKPCFLYFGGFLQGKDIHVSKMTKLWVAEGFVQANNEKGQEDTAQGFLDDLIRRNLVMAMEKRPNAKVKTCRIHDLLHKFCMEKAKQEDFLLQINSGEGVFPERLEEYRLFVHSYQDEIDLWRPSRSNVRSLLFNAIDPDNLLWPRDISFIFESFKLVKVLDLESFNIGGTFPTEIQYLIQMKYFAAQTDANSIPSSIAKLENLETFVVRGLGGEMILPCSLLKMVKLRHIHVNDRVSFGLHENMDVLTGNSQLPNLETFSTPRLFYGKDAEKILRKMPKLRKLSCIFSGTFGYSRKLKGRCVRFPRLDFLSHLESLKLVSNSYPAKLPHKFNFPSQLRELTLSKFRLPWTQISIIAELPNLVILKLLLRAFEGDHWEVKDSEFLELKYLKLDNLKVVQWSVSDDAFPKLEHLVLTKCKHLEKIPSRFEDAVCLNRVEVNWCNWDVANSAQDIQTMQHEVIANDSFTVTIQPPDWSKEQPLDS